In the Syngnathus scovelli strain Florida chromosome 8, RoL_Ssco_1.2, whole genome shotgun sequence genome, one interval contains:
- the evx2 gene encoding homeobox even-skipped homolog protein 2 yields the protein MMERIRKEMILMERGLHSPVAAKRHADSAGNSVLEALENSQHGGRLSPRITSASLHGSLVDMPSKGKFEIDSLFGSHQGNEHSPSADISSSESRKKMSLYSEVSQESDINSDVEVGCPTHRSPSQHKENNKGYSDSGSSNTSSSSLSGLNGNSSGTSNNSNADQVRRYRTAFTREQIGRLEKEFYRENYVSRPRRCELAAALNLPETTIKVWFQNRRMKDKRQRLAMSWPHPADPSFYTYMMTHAAATGSLPYPFHSHMPLHYYPHVGVTAAAAAAAASSAASSPFATSIRPLDTFRALSHPYSRPELLCSFRHPGLYQSPAGLNSSAAASAAAAAAAAAAAVGAPSAGAPCSCLSCHSSQAAGALGSRAAGAGADFTCTASGQRSESGFLPYSAAVLSKTSVPSPDQREETSLNR from the exons ATGATGGAGAGGATAAGAAAGGAGATGATACTGATGGAGAGGGGTCTGCACAGTCCGGTGGCCGCCAAGAGGCACGCCGATTCGGCCGGCAATTCCGTGCTGGAGGCCCTGGAAAACTCACAGCACGGAGGACGCCTCAGCCCGAGAATCACGTCGGCGTCCCTGCACGGGAGTCTCGTGGACATGCCGAGTAAAGGCAAGTTCGAGATCGACAGCCTCTTCGGGTCACACCAGGGCAACGAGCACAGTCCCTCGGCGGACATTTCGTCGTCGGAGAGCCGGAAAAAGATGAGCCTTTACTCGGAAGTGTCCCAGGAATCGGACATCAACAGTGATGTGGAAGTGGGCTGCCCCACGCATCGCTCGCCAAGTCAGCATAAGGAAAACAACAAAG gtTATTCCGATTCTGGCTCGTCTAACACAAGTTCGAGCTCCTTGTCTGGTTTAAATGGAAACTCCTCGGGGACGTCCAACAACTCTAACGCAGATCAAGTCAGGAGGTACCGCACAGCCTTCACCAGGGAGCAAATTGGCCGGCTGGAGAAGGAGTTTTACCGGGAAAATTACGTCTCTAGGCCGAGAAGATGCGAACTGGCCGCCGCTCTCAATCTCCCTGAAACCACCATCAAG GTGTGGTTCCAGAACCGGCGCATGAAGGATAAGCGTCAACGGTTGGCCATGTCGTGGCCCCACCCGGCGGACCCCAGCTTCTACACCTACATGATGACCCACGCGGCGGCCACGGGGAGCCTCCCGTACCCGTTCCACTCGCACATGCCCCTGCACTACTACCCGCACGTCGGAGtgacggcggcagcggcggctgcAGCCGCCTCGAGCGCCGCTTCATCACCCTTCGCCACCTCCATCCGGCCCCTCGACACCTTCCGCGCCCTCTCGCATCCCTACTCCCGGCCGGAGCTCCTGTGCAGCTTCCGCCACCCGGGACTTTACCAGTCGCCGGCGGGCCTCAACAGCTCGGCGGCCGCGTCGGCGGCGGCAGCTGCAGCGGCTGCCGCGGCGGCTGTCGGCGCTCCGTCGGCCGGTGCGCCCTGCTCGTGTCTCAGCTGCCACAGCAGCCAGGCGGCCGGTGCGCTTGGCTCCAGGGCCGCCGGAGCCGGCGCCGATTTCACGTGCACGGCCTCGGGACAGAGGTCCGAGAGTGGATTTTTGCCCTACTCGGCGGCTGTGCTGAGCAAAACCTCCGTGCCCTCGCCGGACCAACGAGAAGAGACGTCACTCAACAGATAA